Proteins encoded together in one Fibrobacter sp. UWEL window:
- a CDS encoding hydroxymethylpyrimidine/phosphomethylpyrimidine kinase produces the protein MNNMICALTIAGFDGSAGAGFISDIKTMSHFGVYGQAVCTALTEQNEDEFVAPGWVIWERIEAQLETLFRKHTFKYVKIGLVEKAKILKRVVEFVREKSPDAFIVWDPIASASAGFHFMRDADDFLPIMKMIDLVTPNADEYKFLGLEQAQEKGLIQMGKDCSVLLKGGHTTDVEAIDTLLHEGKEYKFESPRLPGAGKHGTGCVLSSAILANVALGKTLPEACKIGKDYMNEFLKSGEGRLGFVY, from the coding sequence ATGAACAATATGATTTGTGCTTTGACCATTGCTGGTTTTGACGGAAGCGCCGGAGCCGGCTTTATTTCGGATATCAAGACCATGTCCCATTTCGGGGTATATGGTCAGGCCGTCTGTACCGCTCTTACGGAACAGAACGAAGATGAGTTTGTGGCGCCCGGTTGGGTAATCTGGGAACGTATCGAGGCCCAGCTGGAAACCCTGTTCCGCAAGCATACCTTTAAGTACGTGAAAATTGGACTGGTGGAAAAAGCCAAGATCCTGAAGCGCGTTGTGGAATTCGTTCGCGAAAAATCTCCCGACGCATTCATCGTCTGGGACCCCATTGCAAGCGCCAGCGCAGGCTTTCACTTTATGCGCGATGCAGACGATTTTCTGCCCATAATGAAAATGATCGACCTGGTTACACCCAACGCCGACGAATACAAGTTCCTGGGTTTGGAACAGGCGCAGGAAAAGGGCCTCATCCAGATGGGGAAGGACTGCTCCGTACTTTTGAAGGGCGGCCACACTACGGATGTGGAAGCCATCGATACCTTGTTGCACGAGGGAAAGGAATATAAGTTCGAGAGCCCGAGGCTGCCTGGCGCAGGTAAGCACGGCACAGGCTGTGTCCTGAGTTCTGCAATTCTTGCAAATGTGGCTCTGGGCAAGACTCTGCCCGAAGCTTGCAAGATTGGCAAGGACTATATGAACGAATTTCTGAAAAGTGGTGAAGGCCGTTTGGGATTTGTATACTAG
- a CDS encoding GGDEF domain-containing protein yields MVSKRDKILSFLAFVVLLCVAWGFVATLQERGASDNTVSLDDGWNVTYLENTYHVDDASLFKVPFRAQRGDTIVLENVVPTYMPDHAVLRFRTYHSAVDVAVNDSVFYSYGFDDPREKPFLGSGINYVLMPMNPIGKKLRIRMIVYSDDSFNAFPHFDFLPEEKSISDYNAVHLKEIVIGLFLVIFGVIAILASAFGGVWFRRSFRMFMIGCVAFLLGLWTLCYTKLIQAFSMDFAFNSLLEFYTLYLTPVPFALLLYDMCKTSEKAWHGIVLKIFAIAGALFVLVSAVLHLEDIVQVHDTLSFFHIYIFIGFLFVIVHVLPYQKNTNLSGKILSLGVAIFGVTAFADLLRYNVYKFFTVRNAFFETTWIPIGVLAFVMLLLASYLYYLKDIIAAKTEKDVLAAMVYKDSLTGLYNRTKSSQIFDVLGRSNSDFAIISIDMNGLKVVNDRFGHIAGDKLIRVFGSVFKRAFDGIGTAIRMGGDEFLAIIRDEHLKDVDEAIKRMVAYAEEASSRTPVHLEAAYGIAYRSELGHVSADDVYREADKRMYDMKMSMKSDLVRR; encoded by the coding sequence ATGGTCAGTAAGCGAGACAAAATCCTTTCGTTCCTGGCATTTGTCGTGCTGCTATGCGTAGCATGGGGCTTTGTTGCGACACTTCAGGAACGGGGTGCTTCTGATAACACGGTAAGTTTGGATGATGGCTGGAACGTTACCTATCTGGAAAATACTTACCATGTTGATGACGCGTCCTTGTTCAAGGTTCCGTTTAGGGCTCAACGTGGAGATACCATTGTTCTTGAAAACGTGGTTCCCACATACATGCCTGATCATGCGGTGTTGCGTTTTAGAACCTACCATTCCGCAGTAGACGTAGCCGTAAATGATAGCGTGTTTTATAGCTATGGCTTTGATGATCCGAGAGAAAAGCCGTTCCTTGGAAGTGGCATCAATTATGTACTGATGCCAATGAATCCTATTGGTAAGAAGCTTCGAATTCGAATGATTGTTTATTCGGATGATTCCTTTAATGCGTTCCCTCACTTTGATTTCTTGCCAGAAGAAAAATCCATAAGTGATTACAATGCGGTTCATCTTAAAGAAATTGTCATAGGACTGTTCCTGGTTATTTTTGGAGTGATTGCTATTCTTGCAAGCGCTTTTGGAGGCGTTTGGTTCAGGAGATCCTTCCGCATGTTCATGATTGGCTGCGTCGCTTTCCTGCTGGGGCTCTGGACGTTGTGCTATACGAAGTTGATCCAGGCTTTCTCCATGGATTTTGCTTTCAATTCACTTTTGGAATTCTATACCCTTTATCTGACTCCAGTTCCGTTTGCCCTATTGCTGTATGACATGTGTAAGACTTCGGAAAAGGCATGGCATGGAATTGTCTTGAAAATTTTTGCGATTGCGGGAGCCTTGTTTGTTTTGGTATCGGCAGTCCTTCATCTGGAAGATATTGTGCAGGTCCACGATACGCTTTCTTTCTTCCATATCTATATCTTTATTGGATTCTTGTTTGTTATAGTTCATGTTCTTCCGTATCAAAAGAATACGAACCTTTCTGGAAAAATTCTTTCTTTGGGTGTGGCGATCTTTGGTGTGACGGCCTTTGCCGACTTGTTACGTTATAACGTGTACAAGTTCTTTACGGTGCGAAATGCTTTCTTTGAGACAACTTGGATTCCTATTGGTGTTTTGGCCTTCGTCATGCTGTTGTTGGCTAGTTATTTGTATTACCTCAAGGATATTATTGCTGCAAAGACGGAAAAGGATGTTCTTGCTGCGATGGTGTATAAAGACAGTTTGACTGGCCTTTATAACCGAACAAAGAGCAGCCAGATTTTTGACGTACTCGGTCGAAGCAATAGTGATTTTGCCATTATCAGTATTGATATGAACGGCTTGAAAGTGGTGAATGACCGGTTTGGACACATTGCTGGTGATAAGCTGATTAGAGTCTTCGGTTCTGTGTTTAAGAGAGCCTTTGATGGTATTGGAACCGCAATTCGTATGGGCGGTGATGAATTTCTTGCCATCATTCGAGATGAACATCTTAAGGATGTTGATGAGGCCATTAAACGAATGGTTGCATATGCAGAAGAAGCGTCTAGCAGAACTCCCGTTCATCTGGAAGCAGCCTATGGTATTGCCTATCGTAGTGAACTGGGTCATGTTTCTGCCGATGATGTATACCGCGAAGCGGACAAGCGCATGTATGACATGAAAATGTCCATGAAGTCGGACTTGGTCCGTCGATAA
- a CDS encoding MgtC/SapB family protein translates to MLEFSVLYRLAASIGIGLIIGMQREHTYFDKSDRHPAGVRTFTLVSLGGAMTALLSDSMGGVAPFVTGFVVIGLLLMASHIAFGICHREEPGASGPAVTAGITTSVALVIVYLLGTMCWHNRLLESCVIMVVILWILTAKEQLHNFAQKLSREDILATVKFAVISALILPFLPNQAFGPPGLQVLNPHTIWMFVVFISGIGFVGYVLIKLVGPGKGIWLTGLLGGLASSTALTLNLAGRSRDNEAYASDFTLGIVLSWSVMYVRLYLICIALSGSLAGPLALPLLVPVVPSLAYALFLKIRASRNHSEKTADFSNPFKLLPAIKFGVVFTAVMFVANAARVYLGSGALLACSFLGGAAEMDAVAFSVIDMHLKSGLGVRELVLAFLFASLANTLTKGGLVFFLGAKAMRKPIVPAVVLICATTAALIAFYI, encoded by the coding sequence ATGTTGGAATTTAGCGTCTTATATCGTCTGGCTGCATCCATCGGCATCGGGCTGATTATCGGCATGCAGCGTGAGCATACCTATTTTGACAAGTCGGATCGTCATCCGGCTGGTGTTCGCACGTTTACTTTGGTAAGCCTTGGTGGAGCCATGACTGCGCTTCTCTCGGATTCCATGGGCGGGGTGGCGCCTTTTGTAACAGGGTTTGTTGTCATAGGATTACTTCTGATGGCTAGCCACATCGCCTTCGGAATTTGCCATCGGGAGGAGCCTGGTGCTAGCGGACCTGCGGTTACGGCGGGTATTACTACCAGCGTGGCTCTAGTCATTGTTTACTTGCTGGGAACCATGTGCTGGCACAATCGCCTGCTGGAATCCTGCGTCATTATGGTGGTCATCCTCTGGATTTTGACCGCCAAGGAGCAGCTCCATAATTTCGCTCAGAAACTCTCCCGTGAGGATATTCTCGCCACGGTAAAATTCGCCGTCATATCCGCTTTAATCTTGCCTTTCTTGCCCAATCAGGCTTTCGGTCCCCCGGGACTGCAAGTACTGAATCCTCACACCATCTGGATGTTTGTTGTGTTCATTTCGGGCATTGGCTTTGTGGGCTACGTCTTGATTAAACTGGTGGGTCCGGGAAAGGGCATCTGGCTTACCGGCCTGTTGGGTGGCCTCGCCAGCAGTACCGCTCTTACTTTGAACTTGGCGGGACGAAGCAGGGATAATGAAGCTTATGCCAGTGACTTTACCTTGGGCATTGTGCTGAGTTGGTCTGTGATGTATGTTCGACTCTACCTCATTTGCATTGCCTTAAGCGGTAGCTTGGCTGGACCTCTGGCTTTGCCCTTGCTGGTTCCTGTGGTACCTAGCTTGGCTTATGCACTGTTCTTAAAGATTCGTGCGTCTCGAAACCATAGCGAGAAAACGGCTGATTTTAGTAATCCCTTCAAGCTGTTGCCGGCTATCAAGTTTGGCGTGGTGTTTACTGCGGTCATGTTCGTTGCGAATGCCGCCCGCGTGTACCTTGGGTCGGGAGCGCTTCTTGCCTGTAGCTTCCTAGGGGGCGCCGCTGAGATGGATGCGGTTGCCTTCTCCGTCATCGATATGCATCTAAAGTCTGGTCTTGGCGTTCGTGAACTGGTTCTTGCATTCCTCTTTGCAAGCCTTGCAAATACGCTGACTAAGGGTGGCCTGGTGTTCTTCCTGGGAGCTAAGGCCATGCGCAAGCCTATTGTCCCTGCGGTGGTCTTGATTTGCGCTACAACTGCTGCCCTCATCGCTTTTTACATCTAG